The window GTTTGAGGAAGAAAATGGTGAGAGAAAATATGGCCAGGGGAGGAAGGAAGTTGGAATTATTCTTCCACTAACCCGCATTGGAAAAATGTTAAGGCAACACTTAAGGAATACCGGGAGGTGTTAAGACTCACTAGACCCCTATGATATTGATCCAGCTGATTGCGAAGATCAATTTTAATGGAGATATCAATATTTCATTGCAGAAGAATAAAGGCAAAAGAGCAGGAATTATAGAGGAAGATGATCCGCATGCAAAGAAATATTTCACAAGAAATGAAAAAACGAAGGCTAGAAGGGTTAAAGACAAGCATAATGCGTAATCGTGAGCCAAGAAATAATTTGCATAAGTCTTCTAAACCTTTTTAGCCAACAACCCTTCCATAATTCCCTTTTCCCTAAAACTAAAAAATTGCACAAGTGTCTTAATCCATTTTCACATCTTAAGTactcatttgaaaaaaaaagtatgtacaccttcttttcccttttcacaAATCTACCCCACAATAAATTACCatggaaaaacaaaaacaaatcttCCTCAACTACTAGAGCAATCTTCGACAACTACTAAAGTATTTCGAGACTCAGCATCAAGAAAATTCATTAACTCGTGTCCGGCtgtagcatcaatcatttgatcaatgtttgagaatgggaaagagtctttggggaacgccttattcaaatccttatactCTATGCACATCCTGAATTTGTTATTCTTCTTAGGCACTACTACTACGATAACTAGTCAATCTGGGTACTTTACCTCTCAAATTGAATTGATGTTAAGTAATCGGGTTACCTCTTCCTTAAAGAACTTGTTTCTGACCTCTGTTATCGGTCGTTTCTTCTGGCTTACCAGAGGTAAGTTTGGATCCAGACTCAGTTTGTGGATCGCCATCTCCAATGGAATGCATGTCATATCTGAATACAagcaagcaaaacaatcaacgttaGATTCCAGAAAACCTATAACTTTTAACCTGAGTTCGGGACTCAATCATGTTCCTCAATGGAATTTCCTTTCCAAAAACTCTTCGAACAAAGACACTTGCCCGAGCTCTTCTGCGGTTGACTTGATTGCATCCATATCCTATGGTGCCTGAAAAGACCTCAGCACCTGATATAATTCTAATGACTCCTCGTCTTTATCATGTTCAGTTGGAAAGGGAGAAGGCACCGGATCCTGTAATTTTTATTTGTTGGTATCTTTGCCCTTGCTACTGGAAATTGTTACTTCTTTCATCTCCCTTGCAGCCAGTTGATCTCCTCTGATCTGCTTGATTCCATTTGTTGTCGGAAACATCAGCAATTAATAGTAGGTTGAGGGCACGGTCTTCATTTCATGTATCTATGGCCTCCTAAGGATTACACTATAACCTATGTCGCCATCTANNNNNNNNNNNNNNNNNNNNNNNNNNNNNNNNNNNNNNNNNNNNNNNNNNNNNNNNNNNNNNNNNNNNNNNNNNNNNNNNNNNNNNNNNNNNNNNNNNNNNNNNNNNNNNNNNNNNNNNNNNNNNNNNNNNNNNNNNNNNNNNNNNNNNNNNNNNNNNNNNNNNNNNNNNNNNNNNNNNNNNNNNNNNNNNNNNNNNNNNtttcatcaggccaaggtacatcGAAGAAggagatgatgaggtcttcacagctgaggaaatcgaggagatatgtggggcaatgagggaaatgctctacgagatcCACATGGTTCAGCCAGGTGAAGgaacgagcactgctgagatgttgtacatggggccgagcgcccaactccaaaactgggaggctacgccattcccgactagacggaagtccgggtagacctgtcctgccacctttcctgtgtcacaagttatctccaggacataatttgaacgttttcttcttttcaattgttgctttgaattcctagttgtaaacattgttgtcttccaactttccaaagaaaatataaaaaaaatcatcattgctttcctattctttcttttgttctgatttttatcatttttccttttatcttccttttcagtcctaataatgcggctttaaatatgacatgcttgcggacttcacgcccagatcacaatgagttatttaactgcgaattaatgaacccagaaccagaatatgatgcggaagaggcttttagggagataaaccgagagttggaatatttcgagaataaatctaagccaaatctgaatgacactgaaccggtaaatttaggaaccccggaagaaatccgggagaccaagataagcattcacacggacaagaaaacgcgagaggcgataattcaacttctttttgaattcaaagacgtgtttgcttggtcatatgatgacatgccgggactaggtgttgatctagtggttcataaattgccgattcatcctgattttcctccagttcaacaaaagcaacgaaagttcaaaactgaggtcagtgacaagattaaggaggagatcaccaagcaactgaaaacaggagtgattcgggtagtccaatatacaacatggttagcgaatgtggttccagtaccaaaaaaggacgggaaaactcgggtatgtgtagattaccgagatctgaacagagcgaGTCCTAAAGATaacttcccgctgcccaacatccacatcctcgttgacaattgtgccaaacacgagatacagtcttttgtagactgttatgctgggtatcaccaggtattgatggatgaagaagacgccgagaaaactgccttcaccacgccttggggcacctactgctaccgggtcatgccatttggtctgaagaatgcgggggctacttacatgagggccatgactgccattttccatgacataatgcatcaggaaatagaggtgtacgtggacgacgtgatagtcaagtccaggacgcaggataatcacatccaagacttgaggaaattcttcgagagattaaggaagtatgacttgaagctaaacccagccaaatgcgctttcggagttccgtcgggcaaacttttgggcttcatcgtaagcaggagaggaatcgagctagatccaactaagataaaatccatcagggatctacctcccccgagaacaaagaaatacgtgatgagtctgttgggcaggttcaactacatcagtcggtttattgcccagctgacaagcacgtgcgagcccatattcaagctgttaaggaaagatgcgacGATCAAATGGACagttgagtgtcaagaagcctttgataaagtcaaagaatacctttcgaatcccccggtcttggtccctccagaaccgggaaggccacttttcttgcatctaacagtcttggagaactcttttggttgcgtcctcgggcaacacgacataaccggaaagaaggaacaagcaatttactacttgagcaagaaattcaccggctacgaggccaaatacactctgctggaaaggacatgctgcgctctcacatgggttgctcaaaagctgagacattatctccaagcccacactacattcctcataagcaggttggatcctttgaagtatatatttcagaaaccaatgcctactgggagactggctaaatggcaaatcttgcttacggaattcgacatagtttatgtcactcgcacggcaatgaaagcccaggcgttagcagatcatttggccgaaaatccgatcgatgaggaataccagccattagatacctactttccagatgaagaggtaaacaccgtagaagtgatctcggaggaagctcatgtttggaagatgttctttgatggagccgtgaacgccaatggtgtagggattggggcaattttgatctcgccttctggtcagcattatcccgccacagctagacttcgtttcttttgcacaaataatacagctgagtatgaagcctgcatcatgggcatgcatatggcaatcgatcaggatgtcgaagacttactgattatgggagattctgacctgatcatccggcaagctcaaggcgaatgggaaactcgggatgtcaaacttatcccataccgacaacatgtggaggacctcagcaagcgctttacctcaatagagttcaggtatattccgaggtgtcacaatgaactggcagatgcacttgctactttggcttcaatgctaccctacccaggcaacgcccacgtcgatcctttggaaatccaaatcaaggaaagacacggttactgcagtgtaatcgaggcgggatcaaatacgcagccttggtaccacgacatcaagaggttcctgaagacgcaagaataccccgagcacgctactggagatcaaaagaggaccattaggcgacatgcaagtggtttctttttaagcggtgaattgttatataagaggaccccggacctcaatctcctaagatgtgtcgatatcgaggaagcgagaaagatcatgcacgaagtacacgctggtgtgtgcggacctcacatgaacgggtatgtcttagcgaagaaaatccttagagcaggttattactggatgaccatggaaaaggattgctttagcttcgttcggaagtgtcatcagtgtcaggtgcacggtgatctgattcatgcacctcccacggaactgcatcccatgtccgcaccttggccatttgtcgcctggggcatggacgtcattggaccaattgaaccaaaggcctcgaatggacacaggtttatactggttgccatagactacttcacaaaatgggtagaggctgtcactctcaagtcggtcactaagaaagctgtggtggattttgtacactcaaatcttatctgtcgtttcggtattcctgcgactatcattacagataacgcagcaaacttgaacagtcacttgatgggagatgtatgcgagcaattcaagataacgcataggaattccacgccttatcggccaaaggccaatggtgctgtggaagcggcaaacaaaaacatcaagaagattttgaggaagaccatccaaagttcccgacagtggcatgagcagttaccatttgcattattggggtaccgcactacggtacgcacatcggtgggagcgactccttatcttttggtttatgggaccgaggctgtaataccggcagaggtagaaattccttcgcttcgaatcattgtcgaagcagaaatcgaagacagcgagtgggttaaggctcgactggagcaattaacgttgattgatgaaaagcgaatggccgcagtttgtcacggacagttataccaacgaaggatggcccgtgcttacaacaagaaagtccgaccccggaatttcgaagtaggtcagctggtactaaggcgtattctgccgcatcatgaagaagcaaaaggaaagtttgccccaaattggaaaggcccatacatcgtaaggaagatattgccaagaggagcattgtatctaggtgatatcgaaggaaatgaccccgacacagcagtaaatgcagatgcagtcaagagatactacgtctaaatcatactccagtggtcctgacacgtttgaaaatggcgaaggttttattccccactactccccaaacactacccaattctctctaccaacttttgagccgcttacaaaacacaaaaaaaaaaaaaaacattgattaaggcctgaactacgtttgacttgattccgaaaggatacgtaggcagcctctccctgaggttcagtcacaccaacaataaaatcccattcaccctgaaattgaaaaccggggcacgtcTAGCACTTGAGAAGTTAGTATCCACTACctttctttaccaagcacaagccttcaaatcaattaccaaatatggtggggaaccaataagcatcacaaatggagaccagcacactctgaatcgagagagataaaatgagagagtttcggcggtgaaaaccttcgggcaccacgaggcgacgggagtagagaaaccaaaatgagagagcttgtttagtaaaaactcgcaaagagtgctatcaagcgatgacagaaagagaaatgagagaggtcagccagcgaaaacccgcaaagggcgctgttggccgaaaaagaatgacgccaccccaagaaagtttcggcagagtgccaccggtttggaatcacagatcagttctggttcaggaaaacgcaagtttttagaaggtcagacgtccagtccaaagagcatgtcatatcatttaaagccagcgttatcttcctcagataagtctttctcgtcccgaaaagggtattccttttctgatttgttttccccttttctttgtttcttttcgaatcccttttgcattttaaccccgagttcaggacacaccagaaagggcaggtggcaggtttgtttgcacggaatcccgtctcatgaaggaaagcgcctcatctcgttggtatgattgcccaagcatgatgaatcatgacgtttgatggtgtttcagagtaaagaggaaagagagaaatcttgaaatcttccccagcaagtccgcctgcggacaaatccccacagaatctccccctgtacaaatccccacagagtctctccttttgtacaatctcccacagagtctccccaatataaatgaaaaaaaaaaatccccgtcgGAATTCtatcagcacatccccagcgagtccttttgtaaatattccccaacaagcttaccccaacaaaccctgggaaactcgttttgaaacaaaaacccagcataccccattgtacagaatccgcacaaagaatccactttgtaaatgttccccccacagagcttccttttgtacaaattcccacagagcacctccaataaaatccccgttgagaaccttcaatcaaaacgggacaaaaagaaaaaaaagaggccttacgaggcaaatcatcgcagaatctggaaatacaagcctgaacaGTCTAGAAGGGTTTTCgtcattcgaatcaaatcaagggcggaacttcacaacagaaataaagacgcaagaaagcaattgggaacgatcaaggtcaccaaaccgaccgtcatttccgaactaacaaatgattctttgtctgaaaggttgaaacatgtctaatccaagacaaccgtgcaagaagcaggtgtcgcccaaagaagaaggtacacgagtacaggaagtacttcggcaatgatgaattcactcgaaaggtaagcttccacgaaactcccttttatcttctattaaaacaagaaaactcaaaaaatagatcgtgtagtattctcgagctttattcccagccagtcagcattagggttttaaaccctaaaccgaatttttttttttttttcattcagccagcattagggttttaaaccctaaactgaactttttcccttcagccagcattagggttttaaaccctaaactgagcttttccatgcaatcagcattagggttttaaaccctaaactgaattttccttttagtcagcattagggttttaaaccctaaactgaactttttcctttcagccagcattagggttttaaaccctaaactgagcttttccatgcaatcagcattagggttttaaaccctaaactgaattttccttttagtcagcattagggttttaaaccctaaactgaaccttttcctttcagccagcattagggttttaaaccctaaactgagcttttccatgtaatcagcattagggttttaaaccctaaactgaattttccttttagtcagcattagggttttaaaccttaaactgaactttttcctttcagccagcattagggttttaaaccctaaactgagcttttccatgcaatcagtattagggttttaaacagcCAATTTCGTTTATCAagttcaaataggttagagtttaaaaataaaacttggaggtcgttaaatataactcagtatatgttgttagtttacttgcaatctcacttagcaaattaataagcgtattcactcgatgaagacaaagcatgaggtaactctcacctcataaacaatcaatcaggtaatcaaacaaatttaggttcggcaaacataataaagattcagtctgtattcgttcaaacaagtaagttcggtatcatctttcttttttttttagagaaaacgtagtagaaatgtagtcattgtaggtacccttctaaaataatgagacgagcctcgccaaataaaaatgcaaattgcggggccctcaataaataaccataataaatattttagaattaAGGCTAGgtcgtttagtgaatctcatggccttccactaaataataacgcgctagactcttcaggcacggtttaagtaacttatattcttaaattcgggtgcacattgatgtgacccaaattcaaatctcaacggagtcaaaatgtgttaacaactacgggtgcattgattgtgacgtggtttgagatgcattttcgcgacgttgcaattctataaaataaatggtaataataaaagaggtttaaatctaataaaagcacataagtcacaacatgtatttaaatcagatatttagccattataacaatttaagcgaccgtgctagaaccacgggattcgagggtgcctaacaccttccctcgggtcaacagaattccttacttagaatttctggttcgcagacttcatttggaaaagtcgaaaatttcctcgatttgggattcaagataaaccggtgacttgggacaccaaaagccaaacctttcccaagtggcgactctgaattaaataaataatcccatttcgaatattgtcacttaaattggaaaaactccctcgcgcatttaacccttcgggggcgggcgcgcaaaaaggtgGTGTGACAGCAACTATACTAATTTTCatgaaaaagaaacaagaatCATGGAAACATAATGTATGTATATAATATTGGCAGTGTCTATACCAAACGGTCAGATTTGCACTCCCACTCAAGTGACATGATCTCTGCCCCACAATAGATGGTTGCATTTCTTGATGCTGGTGCTGATGAGTCATATGTCCATATCCTTCATAAAAATACATTAACATCAATACAAGTATCGGATTCAGATATTTTTGGGCAAGTCAAAAAGTTTCATCGATAATACACCAAGATGGTGACACTCTACAGAGTGCGGATATACATCAAACCCCATATATATTTAAATCCTTTTACACCAAAGAATAAATGAGCAAAGAGTGATCTCAGGAAAAAGAATAAATGAAACAAAAGGGAGCTCTTAAATCTCCAGAAAGAGTTCTCTACACCCTTGAAATTCTATTATTTTCTCTCTAAATTACCCAAAAAATACAATGAGAAGTATCCTTGCATAGTTCTTTTTTCTGGTTTCCAGCCTTTTCATCCCCCAGCTCCATAACCTCTGCTGCCGTTCTAGGCAGCTCTCCATCAATTAGACATGGAGAAAACTAGAGCTCAAAACTGTCAGAAAATGCAATTTAGTAAAAGATGATTCACCTCCCATATGCTTCTTACACCAACACCAATTTACTATGCATTTTCATTCCTTCAGATAATCTGCCGTCAGAATGGCATCCCAGCCATAAAACATGTAAGAAATGTTAGTGCTATCCTCATGCACTCGCGTCTCTAGTGCTACACAAACAATTATAATATGATTTAACTGAAAATTGTTGTGAAGCTTCTCCTTCTAGCAATCTCTCGACCTCCCCAAACTGTTTACATCAATAGACGTTCTGTAAGAAATGGTTCAACTAATCCCGTTCTAAGATCTATTTTGGGTTTTTGAACAGGTCTCCTGAAAGAGAAGTCACAGGATACAATCTCCTTCCTTGAAATCTTGGCCATCATAGCCTCCTTATCCATCTTTATACAGTTATAGAAATGGAGTGATAAATTCATGTTTTTAGGAGTTGTGCCACTATACCAAACATCCAACCAAAATAAAACATGCCTACTATTACCACTTGCAAAATTAATGAATTATAAATCTTTTTTCCTTATCTTTCACAGTTCCTGTTAGATAGCTATGtaaataaccctagtctcacatGGAATAGGAGTAAAATATGTATTGTGTATAGTTATAAATAGGGCTATTGTAAAACACTTAATAGAATATCAATGATATATTTTTCTTCTgtgctttctcacatggtatcagagcggtagTGAGAAAATACTCGTGCAATCTACCAACGATTCCAAGAAGAAACAGTCGTCGTGCAACTTTTCCAGTGGTTGTTTGCGCCAACACCATTTGTTACCGGTGTTGTGCATAAACCAATACCACCACAGTGTAGTGAGTtagtttatgaattctccctgtgatagtcattgggatgtaGTTGACACATTCTTCGATATATAAAATCAGCTACAGGCTAAGGATTATTGTTTGaagatcgaggccatgagcaAATTGTTGGATACTAAGATGTTGACTGGGCAAGATCACCTTCTTGGATATTGTGTTTTaataggaggtaatttggtcttggaagagcaagaaacagaatgtggttgctcgatctagtgcagaagcagaatatcgagcaatggttgtggcaacatgtgagctagtttGGATCAAACATTTGCTCAAGGAAttgaaatttggtgagatcactaagatggaacttgtgtgtgataattaagctgcccttcatattgcaCCAAATCTGATGCTCCATAaaagaactaaacacattgagattgattgtcactttgtcagagaaaagatactctcaggaaatattgctacaaaatttgtgaagtcaaatgatcaacttgcagatatttttaCCAAGTCTCTCACTAgtcctcgtattagttatatatataataagctcggtacatatgatttgtatgcaccggcttaAGGGGGAGTATTAGATAGTTATGtaaataaccctagtctcacatGGAATAGGAGCAGAATATGTATTGTGTATAGTTATAAATAAGGCTATTGAAAAACACTTAAAgagaatatcaataatatatttttctctCGTGTTTTCTCACAATTCCCTTCCACACACTGGTTTCATACTTGTATCGGCTACTCCCATTTTTTTCTTGAACATCTTTATTCACGTGACTTGGTTTCATGCTTTCATTGAGCTgatggtctatcgaaaacagACTCCCTATCTTCACAAAGTCAAgagtaaagtctgcgtacacacaaCTCTCCCAGACCCCGCTTGTGGGATTTCACTAGgtatattgttattattattttggtcTTCATGTGCAAACCTCCATAATTGCTGGCCTAAAAAAGTTTGGCAAAGTACATGTGTAAATTTACAATCCTCCTACTCCATATATAGCATGTTTGACCAAGTTTCTCCAAagccaaaagcatttttttttccaaagttgaggtgtttgaccaagcttctggGAAGAAAAGGAGTGTACGGAGTAGAAgcaaaaaaaagtagtttcttcccaaagtacttttttgaaaagcgcttttgggaaaaatatacttaaaacattttctaaaagcttggtcaaacgcTAATTGCTACTCAAAAGTGCTTTCAcattgattagccaaacacaatctaattttcaccaaaagtacttttctgAAAtgcacttttcaaaataagataattttagaagcttggccaaacaggctattagtgcAGTAACGCTTATCTTACCTACCAAATGGAATCATCCTTCTCCCTCTGTCCCATTTGATAAAATATCTCTCATCAACTACTCAAGCATTTACTGACATATGACGCAATGGAAAACAATAACATGAAGAATGTAGGAAATATTAAGTGTATACAATTTGGTAAGTGCATAATTACAAAATTAAATCAAATGAAAAACTTCAAGTGCATAATTACAATATTAAATCaaataaaatcctaatcaaatCTCTGATAAGGTACATCAAAGCTGTTTTCAGCTTTACTTTATCACTTTAGATAAGGTACTTCAAACAATTTAGCCATTTTTTCAGCAACATTTACACGAGGATGCATGTAAGTTAGGGGAACATACCTAACTGTCCCATCCACAGAAGCACTGGCAACATTGTCCCCAGTAGCAGAAAAACGGCAACGACTTATTGGACTTGTGTGGCCCAAGAATGTCTCCTGTAAAATATGATTGCAGAGTTATCAATTAACCCCACCTCAGTGTCCAAAGGAAGAATAAATACCGCTTATATGTCTATTATGTTAGAATAAGCATCAATCGAAAATGAAGACAGGAGCTGCTGAAGTAATTAGAGAGAAAAGACCTGAAACCCAGCCTATTAAACTCAATATTGTCTCTTAAAAGAGTCTACCTGGAAGTCCACTCTCACTTCAGAGAATTCTTCTTCTCTCTGCGCTCCATTTCCAGTGTCTGTCGAAAGATCACGTAATAGCTCATTTCAGAatgaatcatcatcatcagaagaagaagaaggaagaggaggaggagggggaggagaCATCACTTCTCTCACTCTGAGTTTGACTACTAATTTTAGAAGTTGAAACTTGAGTATCATCAGGCCTGATATCATCAATGTGTTTAGGTTCTCTTTCACCTGCTTGTGAAGTTGCAGAAACACAAATATCACGAGATGCCATAGGTCTGAAAACTGTAGGTTCCCCCGAACCAGGATGAGGATTCAATGAGCTGTTTGTCCCGACAATGACTTCTGTTGCTAACAAAGCATTACTGAGATCAAACAATGCAGTTAGTAGCCTTTAAACTTTCAGTAAGAACCCAATGTAACTGCTCTCACCTCCTAAACTGGTGTAGCTGAGCCTCTTTTTCCTCCAACAATGCTTGAAGTTGTGCAAGTTTGAAATTAAGTTGCTTGATATCTCCTTTGAGGCGACTCACCATGTTCCTTTCAGAACTGATCTTCATTAACGCAGGGATACGTGACATGGCTAAGGAGAAACTCAATGAAAGCACAGTGGTAAAGAAAACATATGGTTAACAATTAAAAAGCAAACATCTGCAACATGGTAGACTGTCCATCATCGATGACATGCATCAGGGTGAGTGAATCTACTTCCTAAACAACCAAGTCCAAAGATATCAACAGAACTATTATTATTATCACTTGTAGAGCAACTACTCGAATTAAAAGCTAGAAAATTTATGTGATAACTAGGATAAAAAATGTGACAATATATACTTAAGGATATGAGTGCCATTAAACATCTTGCTTACAAAATTTCTAAGAGATAGATGTAGAGCATTGGACCACTCCTTAGAAAAGTATACCCGAAACTGGGGATCTGATTGAGGAGTTTTAATATATGGAATTGCTGCATGAAATGTTTACATGTCAATTTAATATGAGAAGAAAGTTTCATAATTTAGTAAGATAGATAACTGAAAGAGGACCCACCAAACCACGAGGCCCACTCTTGGTCTTTTTGCAGCAATTCACTCCCATGTATGTCAAACAACTCTATCACTTTGTCCTTTCTGCCAGCTTGTATGGCATAAACGATATAATACCGTAAAATAGAGACATCTAAGTTTGATATGATAGAAATAAGTTCTGTCTCATAAGAAGAAAAGCACTGCTTGAAAAAGCGAAGGAGTTCAATCAGGTTTTCAGCTTGGAACTTGGGCACGTAAATGGAGAAAATTAAGTCTAATATCTTATCAACTTGAAATACTTTGCCAATATCAGTACCCAACTCTTTGTCAAAAGCCTGCAGGGTGTTCGTAAAGCCTCTGAATACTAGAAATTCCCTGACAAGCTCCTCTGCATACAGCATATTCTCCATC is drawn from Nicotiana tabacum cultivar K326 chromosome 22, ASM71507v2, whole genome shotgun sequence and contains these coding sequences:
- the LOC107772598 gene encoding uncharacterized protein LOC107772598 isoform X3 (The sequence of the model RefSeq protein was modified relative to this genomic sequence to represent the inferred CDS: added 648 bases not found in genome assembly), whose translation is MPVLVSAQGKMENMLYAEELVREFLVFRGFTNTLQAFDKELGTDIGKVFQVDKILDLIFSIYVPKFQAENLIELLRFFKQCFSSYETELISIISNLDVSILRYYIVYAIQAGRKDKVIELFDIHGSELLQKDQEWASWFAIPYIKTPQSDPQFRVYFSKEWSNALHLSLRNFVSKMFNGTRIPALMKISSERNMVSRLKGDIKQLNFKLAQLQALLEEKEAQLHQFRSNALLATEVIVGTNSSLNPHPGSGEPTVFRPMASRDICVSATSQADTGNGAQREEEFSEVRVDFQETFLGHTSPISRCRFSATGDNVASASVDGTVRIWTYDSSAPASRNATIYCGAEIMSLEWECKSDRLLLIGTSDGGIKVWNVDAKRVVCDLSCTEAFPSVLDLKCSPVEPIFVSAAASRGRGSSEIGKLGCASLTVWNMRTWKAMSVLPLGEDPPAITSVCFNHNGKLLAAAATDGMIHMFDMSAGLQITGWPAHDSAISSVLFGSDETSIFTLGIDGKIFEWSLQNQGKVLWSRECSRLCNLQNSLHYKHEMALDADGRRLLVTSNSLRAPIYQVNLFHSD